A single region of the Synergistaceae bacterium genome encodes:
- a CDS encoding RelA/SpoT domain-containing protein, producing the protein MDRHRIDELGISYVEKLSLYEEYSSRIRNLVQDLVEREDIEVCSIEGWAKAPAELVKSLNAHYEGDASSGLDSISDLVTVRVLLRFPEDVSKVEEIVCSEFEVDLEHSVPSSGLEDPFRFGYPAVLYTLTLSESRSSLREWRKYRGLSFRLELRTVLQEAWATISPRVSMNVDSISEKKLKRRLVRLAALLEEADEGFLSLWEEVKDVAVLVSPTPEPRTGTSVSAERTYTEDELYAFFNEESAVLTKWSSIAVKAGFPIFVPSPGYLKESFEYLYKVFRAAGIDTLSEVRRFLTELDEGDKGLLQLRTIHGAFEKESSSWRVDAFSAIFLLVLNLKWDVLKNRDLVQLDIKRGSDRISGVESAQRTAE; encoded by the coding sequence TTGGACAGACATCGTATTGACGAGCTTGGCATCAGTTACGTGGAAAAGCTTTCGCTCTACGAAGAATACTCTTCGCGGATCCGCAATCTGGTGCAGGATCTCGTAGAGCGGGAGGATATAGAAGTATGCAGTATCGAGGGATGGGCCAAGGCTCCCGCCGAACTGGTGAAGTCCCTGAATGCCCATTATGAGGGAGACGCCTCCTCGGGACTGGATTCCATATCGGACCTGGTGACGGTGCGGGTGCTGCTGCGCTTCCCGGAGGACGTGAGCAAGGTGGAGGAAATCGTCTGCTCGGAGTTCGAGGTGGACCTGGAGCATTCCGTTCCCTCCAGCGGGCTGGAAGATCCCTTCCGGTTCGGGTATCCCGCCGTTCTCTACACTCTGACGCTTTCCGAAAGCCGGTCCTCTCTGCGGGAGTGGCGCAAGTACAGAGGGCTTTCCTTCCGTCTGGAGCTGCGCACGGTGCTGCAGGAGGCCTGGGCGACGATCTCGCCTCGGGTGTCCATGAACGTGGACTCCATTTCGGAGAAGAAGCTGAAGCGCAGGCTGGTGCGTCTGGCGGCGCTTCTGGAGGAGGCCGACGAGGGTTTTCTGTCCCTGTGGGAAGAGGTAAAGGACGTGGCTGTTCTGGTCTCGCCCACCCCTGAACCGCGGACGGGGACCTCGGTGTCGGCGGAGCGCACCTACACGGAGGACGAGCTTTACGCCTTTTTCAACGAGGAAAGCGCCGTTTTGACCAAATGGAGCTCCATCGCGGTGAAGGCGGGATTTCCCATCTTCGTGCCGTCCCCCGGTTATCTGAAGGAGAGCTTCGAATATCTGTACAAGGTTTTCCGGGCGGCGGGAATAGATACCCTCTCCGAGGTGCGCCGGTTCCTGACGGAGCTGGACGAAGGAGACAAGGGCCTGCTGCAGCTTCGGACGATTCACGGAGCCTTCGAAAAGGAAAGCAGTTCCTGGAGGGTCGACGCGTTTTCCGCGATTTTCCTTCTGGTGCTGAACCTGAAGTGGGATGTTTTGAAGAACAGAGATCTCGTCCAGCTGGACATCAAGCGGGGTTCCGACCGCATCAGCGGAGTGGAAAGCGCCCAGCGGACGGCGGAATGA